TCGCGTCGAATCCGCAGTCGCTCACGAACTTCACCGGCGGACCTTATTTCGTCAACGCGTTCGGCACGAACCGCCAGGGCATGGCGCAGGGCGAAGGCATCGTCGTGCTGGGCCATTTAGTAACTCACTCGAATGGCAACGCCACCATAGACGCGAAGTTCTATAACGCCGGAAATGGCGATCAGTTGGACTTGACGCCCACGGGCATCACGTGGGATTGCAGTTATTCGTTCCATTACACGAACACGATGGCGAACATGCTGGTGTTTGAGAACGGCGAGTTTCCGTTTTATATCTATGCGTTCCGCGCGGGCACGACCCTCGCGAGTGTGGTGGGCATGGATGCGGGTTATGTCACCGTCGCGCCGCTGGCGAATACCTTCACCGGTTTTCCCATCAACATGACCAACACCGCCGCCGTGGCCACGCCGCTGTCGAACAACCAGCTCTTGAACATCCAGAACTACGGCACGATCAATTATCAGTGGTATCAAAATGGCATCGCGATCCCGGACGCGACGGCCCGCGCATTGAACATCGCCTCCGCCGCGACCAACGATCCAGCCATGCCGGCGGGCACGGATGCGGGTATTTATACCTCGGTGGCCACGGATGCTTCGGGCACGTGGGGTTCTGTTACTACTGCGCCGGTCACGATCACCGTCACGCAGTTGCAACCGCCGCACCTCGTCGGATTCAATCTGATCCATGATGGCTCGACGATTCAACTGACCTATGACGAGCCGAATCTTACCGGCGCGGACCAGGCGACGAATTACACCCTTAACGACGGCGTGGTGGTGACGAATGTCATCATGGTAGCGATCAATGGCGGCACGGAAACGGCGGCGCAATTACAGACTACATTGCAACCGCAATCGGCCCTGCTGACATTGACCATCAATAACATCATCAATCAGACCGGCGGCAAAATCGCGACGAATACGAAGACGAATTTTTGGAGCGATAGTCTCAATCCCGGAATCGCGGTGATGGATATTTGGAGCGCGCCCTCGAGCTTCGACCAGAACTCCTATTACAATGTGTTCCTGGTCGCGACGCCGCATCCTTATATTGAAACCAACGTCATCTTCACACGTTGGGACCAGGGTCCGCCGCAGAACCTGAACCTGCTGCTCTATGGCGTCGGCAACAATCAGTTTGGCGGACGCCAATACGGCTGGTTCACGCCGGCGGTGACCACGAATTATGTGTTCTTCTGCTGCGCGGACGATGGCTGCCGTCTCTCGCTCAGCACGGATGAAGATCCGGCGAACTTGAAAGTCATCGCCGCGGAAAGCCAATGGTCGAACGGAGATTCGTGGACGAATTTTTCCATCGTATCCCCGGCTGGCGACCATCGCGGTGATGGCACGGCGACTGGCGTGATCAACGCGAATGTCGGTTTTGATAATTCAGCCGCCGAAGCTTCGCCCGCGACGGCCGATCTGCAAAATCGTTCGGACCAATTCCTCGTGGCATATAACGACAGCCTGGATGGCGTGGGCAACTGGCCCGCGGCGATCTCGCAAGTGACGTCGGTCGTGGCGGCGGATGCCATGAACTTCTGGCCCACGGTGGATGCGAACGGCCAAGCGTTGATTCATCTTGTGGCGGGCCATCGTTACTTCATGCAGGCGGAGTATCAACAGGGTTTCGGCGGCACGGACCTCGGCGTGACTTATAAGTTCGCCGGTGATCTTGACCCGGCTTCGCCTTCGGTGACGGTGATGAATGCGGCGAGCAATCCGACAGTTTATGGCACGATCTCTTCGCTGGGGCCGTTCACGCCTTCGGTGTCCATCGGCCAGAACGCGGTGATCACCTATACCGGCATCCTGCAAAGCTCGACGAATGTCGCGGGACCTTACAGTGATATTGCGAACGCGACGTCCACGAATGGCCCGGCGACCTTCACTCCGTCCGCCAGTTCGGGAGCGAAGTTCTTCCGCTCACATCGTTAATGAGTATCATCGGCGCCGGGGGGGAATTCCCCGGGCGCCAGCGGCGGTTGCGGGTTGTTAAGTTGAAAGCCGAGAAAATTATGCGTTACCACAAATCACAGCGCGCGGTGCCGGGTTCAGCCGCCCGCGCGGGCTTTACGCTGATTGAGTTGCTCGTGGTCATTGCCATCATCGCGATTCTGGCGGGGTTGTTGCTGCCGGCATTGACGGCCGCGAAGGCGAAGGGGAAAGCCATCGGCTGCATGAACAATCAAAAACAAATCGTGCTCGCCTACATCATGTATTCCGGCGACAACGCCGATTTTATCGTGCAGACGGGCGGTTCTTCTGTCCTCGCGCCCAACCCTTACGCCGCCGGTTATCAACCCAGCGAAACTGATGCGAACTGGGTGCTCGGCAGTGTGTCCAGTGGCATCACCTCGACGAATCAGGATTGGATCCGCCACGGTTTGCTTTATCCGTATCTCAAGAACATCAATGTCTATAAATGTCCGGCTGACTCGCGCACCGCGAATTATCCTTCTCCGCTGGGCGCGCCTACCATTCGCAGCATGTCCATGAACGCGTGGATGAATCCGATTGCCACCGAATCATTGCTGACGACGACGGTGTTTACCGTTTTCAAAAAACAAGTGGACCTTTCAGTGCCTTCGCAGACGTGGGTGACGATTGACGAATCGCCGGGCACGATCAATGACGGATGGTTTGTCGAAGATCCCGGTTCGCATTCCACGGATTGGGTGGACATCCCCGCGAGCTATCATCTCAAGGGCTGCGATCTCTCGTGGGCGGACGGCCATGCCTCCATCAGAAAATGGACCGACCCGGCCATCCTCAGTTCGCCGCCGCCCGGCAATAATACTCCTGCCACAGCCGGCAACGGCGACCTTGCGTGGCTGCTCGCCAGCACGACGCAGCGCAAATAAATCGGCGGCGGCTTGCGCGCCTCCAAGGATTTTGTTTCATGAAAAATTTTCGCGCGGGCTTTACGCTGATTGAATTGCTCGTGGTCATTGCCATCATTGCGATCCTGGCGGGATTGTTATTGCCCGCGTTGAACCGCGCCAAGTTGAAGGCCACCCAGGCCGCGTGCATTAATAATGAGAAGCAGCTGGCGTACGCGTATTCGCTTTACGCGGATGACAACACCGACTTCATCCTGCCGATGGACAAGGGCGTGGCGAATTCCACGCTCTATCCGGCGGGCGGTTATTGGAGCGGGCCGAACAACGGCCTGGGGCCGAATCCCATTTCGGTCATTCCCAATCCCAGCATGTCCGATGCGCAGGTGCAGGCTTATGTGGGCGATGGTTTCGCGTCCGCGCCGCTTGGCAAATATATTCCGGGCGTGGGTGTGTATCATTGTCCCGGCGATCTGCGCGCGAAGATCATCAAGATCGGCGGACCCGGCTGGGCTTACGATAGCTATTCCAAAACGCAAAATGCCGGCGGCGAATCCTACGACAACTTTTGGGGCGCGGGCGCGGTCTATACGAAGCTCATCACCATGGCCGATGCTTCGTCCACTTTCATTTTCATGGAGGACTCGGATTCCGCCACGACGCCGTATAATAACGGCACATGGGTGCAGACGTGGTCACTGCCCGCGAAACGATTCACGTGGACGGATCCGCCGGTGATGTATCATGGCAATGTCAGCACGTGCGCCTTCGCGGACAGCCATGCTGAATCCCACAAGTGGAACGATCCCGCGCTCATCGCGGCCGGGCAGAGTGAAGCGCATGGCATCCACGCGGCGTATCCCGCGGCGGCGATCACGGGGCCGGATTATCAATACGTTTACGATCACTATCGGCATCCGAATTGGCAGGCGAATTGAAGGGGTGATTTACAGTGCTTATGTGGAGTAAAGCGTCATAAAGACAATTCCGCCAATATTCCCGTATTGGTATAAATGACTCGGTTTCGCCAGCTGGAATCATCTTGTTTTCGGACGTTTAACATTTTAAAAGAAGGCTGTGAATATATTGAATCGTTGGGTGGATTTATGACGGTTGAGCCGACTGACCCATTGCGGTATGCCGGATTCTGGCCACGCCTTGGCGCAATATTGCTGGATATGGTATTTATGCTGCTTCCCGCTGCCATAGCGGTATGGGGCTGGAGACATTATCGTTTATTTGGCCTATATTATTTAATTCTCGGCATATTGTTCGGCCTGTTTTATGGCGTCTATCTGGTGAAGCGCTTGGCGGCACCCCCGGCAAATTAATAGTGGGAATTCGGATTAGGAAAGTTAGTGGAGAACCGGTCGGCTATCGTGAGGCGTTTTTGAGATACCTTCCGGATTGTATTTTTGGGATCTTAATGTCGGTGGCCTTGTTGATATCGGCGTTACACATGTCCGACGCGGAATACGATGCGATCCCGGCCAAGCTTCGTTTGCAGCAAATCCTTGAGCGCGCACCATCCTGGCACAAACCAGAACAGGTTGTGGAGAATATTTGGGTATGGAGTGAGCTGGTTGTCCTGCTCACGAATCGGAAGCGGAGGGCATTGCACGATTTCATCGCGGGCACGGTGGTGATCAAGGTTGCCGCAAAAGAACCGCCGATGATCTCAGCCACGATTCCGGCTGGTTGATCGCTGGTGAGAATCGCTGTTATTGGATTAATTTTTGGTCATATAATTCTCGCGAACCACGAAGACTTCAGGCTGACTTTGTTTCTTTTCGACGGCCAAAAGTTTTCCTAAATCTTCTTTGTCAATCTGCCGATGAGTTGTCGTGGGTATTTACCAATCCAGACAACTAATGATGAATCAAAATACTTTCGCGGCGAAATTTAATTTCTTTACCGGCATTTTTAAATCTAACCGTACAGTGCGGCTCGTGGCGGTGGCGCTGATCGGGTTTGCGGGTTCGGCTCGGGCGGATGATAATTTGCTTACGAATCCTGGATTTGAGACTGGCAGTTTCAGTGGCTGGAATGTGGTGGGGCCGTTCCTCGGAATTCAAGGCGGCCATAATAGCACGTATTCCGCCTACTGTGGCGCGGGTCCCGGTGATAATGGCACGACGGGGGATTTATTTTCTCAAACTATTCCGACGACGGTCGGATTGAATTATGATGTTTCGTTGTGGGTGGTCGGCACGAGCGGCGGGAATGGGAATAATTATATCCTCTGGGACGGCGCGCGGGTGCTTGACGAGGTCAATCAGAATTTCGGCGATTGGACGCAAATCGAGGTGAGGGTGGAAGCCACTTCTTCCAGTTCGACGGTGGGTTTCGGATTTGTCTCGAATAATTCCTATAACTTCGACGACGCTTCCGTGGCGCTGGCCACTCCGGAACCTTCGACGTTGGCGATCGGCGGCCTGCCGGTGGCGGGTTTGGCTTTTTGGCGTCGGAAGAAGTAACTCCATCCTTGTCCCGTAGCGGGCGATTTGCAATCGTGCCCGCATGACCATCAGCAATATTGTCGTCGTCATTACGCGGATTTATGGTTTGCAGTGGTGTATAAGCGGTGCCGTCGGTTTGATCGAAATTTTTTCCGTAATACACGGCTCCAAATCTTTTAGCGGTCTGCTTCCATCAATGCTCATTGGCTTGTGGGGCGTCGTAGCGTGGCTGCTCGCGCCGGTTCTCGCTCGGTTTATCACTCGCGGTTATGATGGACCGGTTTCAAT
This sequence is a window from Verrucomicrobiia bacterium. Protein-coding genes within it:
- a CDS encoding type II secretion system protein, giving the protein MRYHKSQRAVPGSAARAGFTLIELLVVIAIIAILAGLLLPALTAAKAKGKAIGCMNNQKQIVLAYIMYSGDNADFIVQTGGSSVLAPNPYAAGYQPSETDANWVLGSVSSGITSTNQDWIRHGLLYPYLKNINVYKCPADSRTANYPSPLGAPTIRSMSMNAWMNPIATESLLTTTVFTVFKKQVDLSVPSQTWVTIDESPGTINDGWFVEDPGSHSTDWVDIPASYHLKGCDLSWADGHASIRKWTDPAILSSPPPGNNTPATAGNGDLAWLLASTTQRK
- a CDS encoding carbohydrate binding domain-containing protein — protein: MMNQNTFAAKFNFFTGIFKSNRTVRLVAVALIGFAGSARADDNLLTNPGFETGSFSGWNVVGPFLGIQGGHNSTYSAYCGAGPGDNGTTGDLFSQTIPTTVGLNYDVSLWVVGTSGGNGNNYILWDGARVLDEVNQNFGDWTQIEVRVEATSSSSTVGFGFVSNNSYNFDDASVALATPEPSTLAIGGLPVAGLAFWRRKK
- a CDS encoding type II secretion system protein: MKNFRAGFTLIELLVVIAIIAILAGLLLPALNRAKLKATQAACINNEKQLAYAYSLYADDNTDFILPMDKGVANSTLYPAGGYWSGPNNGLGPNPISVIPNPSMSDAQVQAYVGDGFASAPLGKYIPGVGVYHCPGDLRAKIIKIGGPGWAYDSYSKTQNAGGESYDNFWGAGAVYTKLITMADASSTFIFMEDSDSATTPYNNGTWVQTWSLPAKRFTWTDPPVMYHGNVSTCAFADSHAESHKWNDPALIAAGQSEAHGIHAAYPAAAITGPDYQYVYDHYRHPNWQAN
- a CDS encoding RDD family protein, giving the protein MGLETLSFIWPILFNSRHIVRPVLWRLSGEALGGTPGKLIVGIRIRKVSGEPVGYREAFLRYLPDCIFGILMSVALLISALHMSDAEYDAIPAKLRLQQILERAPSWHKPEQVVENIWVWSELVVLLTNRKRRALHDFIAGTVVIKVAAKEPPMISATIPAG